A window of Streptomyces sp. SAI-127 contains these coding sequences:
- a CDS encoding cupin domain-containing protein yields the protein MPVVRSSDAVTHEIHGARFVSYATPLSGAKELCAWRGEIPAGTKAPAHTVNREEIFHLLIGELLITLDGTTHRITAGDTVIVNPGAIFAVENRTDHTALTWVTTSIGLEATLADGTRITPPWAN from the coding sequence ATGCCCGTAGTCCGCTCGTCCGATGCCGTCACCCACGAGATCCACGGCGCCCGTTTCGTCTCGTACGCCACTCCCCTCAGCGGCGCCAAGGAGCTCTGCGCCTGGCGCGGCGAGATTCCCGCGGGGACGAAGGCGCCGGCTCACACCGTCAACCGCGAGGAGATCTTCCACCTGCTCATCGGCGAACTCCTGATCACTCTCGACGGCACCACCCATCGGATCACCGCGGGCGACACGGTGATCGTCAACCCCGGCGCGATTTTCGCCGTCGAGAACCGGACCGATCACACGGCCCTCACCTGGGTCACCACCTCCATCGGCCTGGAGGCGACACTGGCCGACGGCACCCGTATCACTCCGCCGTGGGCCAACTGA
- a CDS encoding MarR family winged helix-turn-helix transcriptional regulator, with product MQNSEALALAAALLAAAGDLTQRINEGVVARGFEARPAWGFAFARLAPDGATVTELAGHLGVTKQAASQLVDEIVRKGYAERRPHPGDARARLVVLTERGWACTRAAEEAAAEAVRSWTDVLGESDVRALCDRLGRIAPHGPIRPTW from the coding sequence GTGCAGAACTCCGAAGCCCTCGCCCTGGCCGCCGCCCTGCTCGCCGCCGCCGGTGACCTGACCCAGCGCATCAACGAGGGGGTCGTCGCCCGGGGGTTCGAGGCGCGGCCCGCCTGGGGCTTCGCGTTCGCGCGGCTCGCGCCGGACGGGGCCACGGTCACGGAGCTGGCCGGGCATCTCGGCGTGACCAAGCAGGCCGCGAGCCAGCTGGTCGACGAGATCGTGCGCAAGGGGTACGCCGAGCGGCGGCCGCATCCCGGGGACGCGCGGGCCCGGCTGGTCGTGCTGACCGAGCGGGGATGGGCCTGCACGCGTGCGGCAGAGGAGGCCGCAGCGGAGGCCGTGCGGTCGTGGACCGATGTACTCGGTGAGAGTGATGTGCGCGCGCTGTGCGACCGATTGGGGCGCATTGCTCCCCATGGTCCCATCAGGCCCACCTGGTGA
- a CDS encoding alpha/beta fold hydrolase: MLPWKRALRPLAALLLTAAVALVPAAGVAQAAAAPSSGWNDYTCKPSAAHPRPVVLVHGTFANSVDNWLALAPYLENRDYCVFSFDYGQLSGVPLFHGLGPIDKSAEQLKTFVDKVLAATGAPETDLVGHSQGGLMPRYYLKFLGGAAKVNALVGIAPDNHGTTLSGIANLMPYFPGIQDLLTTHTPALADQVVGSPFLTRLNEGGDTVPGVKYTVLATKYDEVVTPYRSQFLSGSGVHNVLLQDLCALDLSEHVAIGLFDRIAFHEVANALDPTHATPTTCASAFS; the protein is encoded by the coding sequence ATGCTGCCCTGGAAACGAGCCCTCAGACCCCTGGCCGCCCTGCTCCTGACCGCCGCGGTCGCCCTCGTCCCCGCCGCCGGAGTCGCCCAGGCGGCCGCCGCCCCCAGCAGCGGCTGGAACGACTACACCTGCAAGCCCTCCGCCGCGCACCCCCGCCCCGTCGTCCTCGTCCACGGCACCTTCGCCAACTCCGTGGACAACTGGCTGGCCCTCGCCCCCTACCTGGAGAACCGCGACTACTGCGTCTTCTCCTTCGACTACGGCCAACTCTCCGGAGTACCCCTCTTCCACGGCCTGGGCCCCATCGACAAGTCGGCGGAGCAGCTGAAGACCTTCGTCGACAAGGTGCTCGCCGCCACCGGCGCCCCCGAGACCGACCTCGTCGGTCACTCGCAGGGCGGCCTGATGCCCCGCTACTACCTCAAGTTCCTCGGCGGAGCCGCCAAGGTGAACGCCCTCGTCGGTATCGCCCCCGACAACCACGGAACCACCCTGTCCGGCATCGCCAACCTGATGCCGTACTTCCCGGGCATCCAGGACCTGCTCACCACCCACACCCCGGCCCTCGCCGACCAGGTCGTCGGCTCCCCCTTCCTCACCAGACTCAACGAAGGCGGCGACACCGTCCCCGGCGTCAAGTACACCGTCCTCGCCACCAAGTACGACGAGGTCGTCACGCCGTACCGGAGCCAGTTCCTCAGCGGATCCGGCGTCCACAACGTCCTGCTGCAGGACCTGTGCGCGCTCGATCTCTCCGAGCACGTGGCCATCGGGCTGTTCGACCGGATCGCCTTCCACGAGGTGGCCAACGCCCTCGATCCCACCCACGCCACCCCCACCACCTGCGCGTCGGCGTTCAGTTGA
- a CDS encoding lytic polysaccharide monooxygenase: MPARRKVAAVAVGLTPLALTALAAGPASAHGSMSGPVSRVAQCYAEGPESPTSDACGAAVAAGGTQALYDWNGVRIGDANGRHQELIPDGRLCSANNDEFKGLDLARADWPATSVSSGSYTFKYRVTAPHKGTFKVYLTKPGYDPAQPLGWDDLDLSNPVATATDPVASGGFYTFSGTLPERSGKQLLYTVWQRSDSPEAFYSCSDVTFGGDLGGTASSPTPAPSASAPSEEQIQDGTGKSTVEHGGHGDDDASTPAEPVAETASVPANDVKAASTSQNLAETGGDGSTSYLAMGGAATLAAGAAILFGSVRRRAANGGARQGR; the protein is encoded by the coding sequence ATGCCCGCACGCCGCAAGGTCGCAGCCGTCGCCGTCGGCCTGACCCCGCTCGCCCTGACCGCACTGGCCGCCGGGCCCGCGTCCGCGCACGGCTCGATGAGCGGCCCGGTCAGCCGGGTCGCGCAGTGCTACGCGGAGGGCCCCGAGAGCCCGACGTCGGACGCGTGCGGGGCGGCGGTCGCGGCGGGCGGCACGCAGGCGCTCTACGACTGGAACGGCGTCCGCATCGGCGACGCGAACGGGCGCCACCAGGAGCTGATCCCGGACGGCAGGCTGTGCAGCGCGAACAACGACGAGTTCAAGGGGCTCGACCTGGCCCGCGCCGACTGGCCGGCGACGAGCGTGAGCAGTGGGTCGTACACCTTCAAGTACCGCGTGACCGCTCCGCACAAGGGCACCTTCAAGGTGTACCTCACCAAGCCGGGCTACGACCCGGCGCAGCCGCTGGGCTGGGACGACCTGGACCTGTCGAACCCGGTCGCGACGGCCACCGACCCGGTCGCCTCGGGCGGTTTCTACACGTTCTCCGGCACGCTCCCGGAGCGCTCCGGGAAGCAGCTCCTGTATACGGTCTGGCAGCGCTCGGACAGCCCGGAGGCGTTCTACTCCTGCTCGGACGTGACGTTCGGCGGCGACTTGGGTGGCACGGCGAGCAGTCCGACCCCGGCCCCGAGCGCCTCCGCTCCCTCCGAGGAGCAGATCCAGGACGGCACCGGCAAGTCGACGGTGGAGCACGGCGGGCACGGTGACGACGACGCCAGTACGCCGGCGGAGCCGGTGGCCGAAACGGCGAGCGTTCCGGCCAACGACGTGAAGGCGGCGAGCACTTCGCAGAACCTCGCCGAGACGGGTGGGGACGGCAGCACGTCGTATCTGGCGATGGGCGGTGCTGCCACGCTCGCGGCCGGCGCGGCGATCCTGTTCGGTTCGGTGCGGCGGCGCGCGGCGAACGGCGGTGCACGGCAGGGCCGTTGA
- a CDS encoding GNAT family N-acetyltransferase yields MTNEEIRPAVAADVPTVKALTDAAYEHYIERIGRVPQPMERDHAANVAAGQVFVTGDPVVGLVVVEEHPDHLYLDNIAVRPDAQGQGVGGRLLRFVEAHARALGLPEVRLYTNAMMWENQEIYPKFGYEVVERRVDGPYDRVHYRKRLV; encoded by the coding sequence ATGACGAACGAGGAGATCCGACCCGCCGTCGCGGCCGACGTACCGACCGTGAAAGCCCTGACCGACGCGGCGTACGAGCACTACATCGAGCGCATCGGACGCGTACCGCAGCCCATGGAGCGGGACCACGCGGCGAACGTGGCCGCGGGGCAGGTGTTCGTCACCGGCGACCCGGTGGTCGGACTCGTGGTGGTCGAGGAGCACCCCGACCACCTCTACCTCGACAACATCGCCGTCCGCCCCGACGCCCAGGGTCAGGGCGTGGGAGGACGGCTGCTGCGGTTCGTCGAGGCACACGCGCGTGCGCTGGGGCTGCCCGAGGTCAGGCTCTACACGAACGCGATGATGTGGGAGAACCAGGAGATCTATCCGAAGTTCGGTTATGAGGTCGTGGAACGGCGAGTGGACGGGCCTTATGACCGCGTCCACTACCGCAAGCGACTGGTCTGA
- a CDS encoding DUF402 domain-containing protein: protein MSVNSPEARQRVEVVLLKAGRTKIRYEAELLTDDGTRITVRAPWAGEGVRDFGFVRFEPGDVFTEHYWRDRWYAVKEVRSSDGTLKGWYCDITRPASPNGAELVVEDLDLDLWVSADGTDVLRLDEDEFEESGLAETDPEAASAALAALDDLEAMAHAANFPPL, encoded by the coding sequence ATGTCCGTGAACTCACCTGAGGCCCGGCAGCGTGTGGAGGTCGTCCTGCTCAAGGCGGGCCGCACGAAGATCCGTTACGAGGCCGAGCTCCTCACCGACGACGGCACCCGCATCACCGTCCGGGCTCCCTGGGCGGGCGAGGGCGTCCGCGACTTCGGCTTCGTCCGCTTCGAGCCCGGCGACGTCTTCACCGAGCACTACTGGCGGGACCGCTGGTACGCCGTCAAGGAGGTCCGCTCCTCGGACGGCACCCTGAAGGGCTGGTACTGCGACATCACCCGCCCTGCGTCACCGAACGGCGCCGAGTTGGTCGTGGAGGACCTGGACCTGGACCTGTGGGTCTCGGCCGACGGGACGGACGTGCTGCGCCTGGACGAGGACGAGTTCGAGGAGAGCGGTCTGGCGGAGACGGACCCGGAGGCGGCGTCAGCGGCACTGGCAGCTCTGGACGACTTGGAGGCCATGGCCCACGCGGCGAACTTCCCACCCCTTTAG
- a CDS encoding GNAT family N-acetyltransferase encodes MTVIVRDLRPQDPADVENFAHARHVSLPHVLWTPAGVVHRTIHTHPDAHYRSLVAEEGGEVIGTAQVGLAHDSPEPGHGYLNVYVRPDRTRRGAGALLVRTAEEHLVAHGATRLYSWVLDEPQNRTFAERHGYRASRSAHFLRLDLTNGTLPPLGTPPPGVEVRTAADFAADPRPFFELDAETVGDEPSDVDTEFTDYDMWIEENWKHPLLDHALTTIALVDGRPAAFSVAHTDGAGRYATAMTGTARAFRGRGLAKLAKNASLHRARAAGCTEALTGNDAGNEPMLAINKWFGYEICATEVRHVRELT; translated from the coding sequence ATGACCGTGATCGTGCGCGATCTGCGCCCCCAGGACCCGGCCGACGTGGAGAACTTCGCGCACGCGCGGCATGTGTCCCTTCCCCACGTGCTGTGGACCCCGGCCGGCGTCGTTCACCGTACGATCCACACCCACCCGGACGCCCACTACCGCTCCCTCGTCGCGGAGGAGGGCGGCGAGGTGATCGGCACGGCCCAGGTCGGCCTCGCCCACGACAGCCCGGAGCCGGGCCACGGCTACCTCAACGTCTACGTACGCCCGGACCGCACCCGGCGCGGTGCCGGCGCCCTCCTCGTCCGCACCGCGGAGGAGCATCTGGTGGCGCACGGCGCGACCAGGCTGTACTCCTGGGTGCTGGACGAGCCGCAGAACCGCACGTTCGCCGAGCGGCACGGCTACCGGGCCAGCCGCTCCGCGCACTTCCTGCGCCTGGACCTGACGAACGGCACGCTGCCCCCGCTGGGGACCCCTCCCCCGGGCGTCGAAGTGCGCACCGCCGCCGACTTCGCCGCCGACCCGCGCCCCTTCTTCGAGCTGGACGCGGAGACGGTGGGAGACGAACCGAGCGACGTGGACACCGAGTTCACGGACTACGACATGTGGATCGAGGAGAACTGGAAACATCCGCTCCTCGACCATGCCCTGACCACGATCGCCTTGGTCGACGGCCGCCCCGCCGCCTTCAGCGTCGCCCACACCGACGGCGCCGGCCGTTATGCCACGGCCATGACGGGAACCGCCCGCGCCTTCCGTGGCCGGGGCCTCGCCAAGCTCGCCAAGAACGCCTCCCTGCACCGCGCCCGCGCCGCCGGCTGCACGGAGGCACTCACCGGCAACGACGCCGGCAACGAACCCATGCTCGCGATCAACAAGTGGTTCGGATACGAGATCTGCGCCACGGAGGTACGTCATGTCCGTGAACTCACCTGA
- a CDS encoding GntR family transcriptional regulator, with amino-acid sequence MTLKIHIDDSAPPYEQVRVQISEQARAGVLPVGYRLPTVRGLAESLGLAANTVAKAYRALESDGVIETRGRNGTFVAAAGSAAERELASAAQAYVERARRLGLTESDALAAVRDALRAAYGAG; translated from the coding sequence GTGACCTTGAAGATCCACATTGACGACAGTGCGCCGCCGTACGAGCAGGTGCGGGTGCAGATCTCCGAGCAGGCGCGGGCGGGGGTGCTGCCGGTGGGGTACCGGCTGCCGACCGTGCGCGGGCTCGCCGAGTCGCTCGGGCTCGCCGCGAACACCGTCGCCAAGGCGTATCGGGCGCTGGAGAGTGACGGGGTGATCGAGACACGGGGGCGCAACGGCACGTTCGTGGCCGCCGCCGGCTCGGCCGCGGAACGGGAGCTGGCGTCGGCCGCCCAGGCGTACGTCGAGCGGGCCAGGCGACTCGGGCTTACGGAGAGCGACGCGCTGGCGGCCGTACGGGATGCGCTGCGGGCGGCTTACGGGGCGGGCTGA
- a CDS encoding DUF72 domain-containing protein, protein MTLFVGTSGWQYKDWRGVLYPADAPMRLWLERYTEHFPTVEINNAFYRLPARETFEAWRKRVPGDFVVAVKASRYLTHIKRLKDPEEPVHRLMSHAEGLGPRLGPVLLQLPPTLRSDPELLDACLACFPTSTRVAVEPRHESWWTPETRKVLETRGAALCWADVRARPVTPLWRTADWGYVRFHEGRAQAWPHYGRRSLETWAERIEKTWSGNEDVYVYFNNDPNGAAVRNAQLFTSLSQPAP, encoded by the coding sequence ATGACCCTGTTCGTCGGCACGTCGGGGTGGCAGTACAAGGACTGGCGGGGCGTCCTCTACCCCGCCGACGCCCCCATGCGGCTCTGGCTGGAGCGATACACGGAACACTTCCCGACGGTCGAGATCAACAACGCGTTCTACCGGCTGCCGGCCCGGGAGACCTTCGAGGCGTGGCGGAAGCGGGTGCCGGGGGACTTCGTGGTCGCGGTGAAGGCGAGCCGGTACCTGACCCACATCAAGCGGCTGAAGGACCCGGAGGAGCCGGTGCACCGCCTGATGAGCCACGCGGAGGGGCTGGGCCCGCGTCTGGGCCCGGTGCTGCTCCAGCTTCCCCCGACCCTGCGGTCCGACCCGGAGCTGCTGGACGCCTGCCTGGCCTGTTTCCCGACGTCGACCCGGGTCGCGGTGGAACCCCGCCACGAATCCTGGTGGACACCGGAGACCCGAAAGGTCCTGGAGACCCGCGGCGCGGCCCTGTGCTGGGCCGATGTCCGCGCCCGCCCGGTGACCCCGCTCTGGCGCACCGCCGACTGGGGATACGTCCGCTTCCACGAAGGCCGGGCACAGGCATGGCCGCACTACGGCAGACGGTCCCTGGAGACCTGGGCCGAGCGGATCGAGAAGACCTGGTCCGGGAACGAGGACGTGTACGTGTACTTCAACAACGACCCGAACGGTGCCGCCGTGCGGAACGCGCAGCTGTTCACCTCGCTGTCTCAGCCCGCCCCGTAA
- a CDS encoding DUF5925 domain-containing protein has translation MSANPHDALPIRLNVDDSDSPSDVVDALFLGRFATGEQPYSHAANIDRVRTGATLLPAGARVLRVARDDDRSATLAEGDGWTLLISRWNRGADVTVTATDPELAKKVLDQATDGAADEPEPQPENVTMGFWYVSPRRGPHRTTRQISAGTWDEVRDNYTAPVADAMDSLMKTTPEDIAGRLLLLHGPPGTGKTSALRTLARSWRDWCQVDCVLDPERLFNDVGYLMDIAIGEDDSTGKGRWRLLLLEDCDELIRGEAKHTAGQALSRLLNLTDGLLGQGRNVLVGVTTNEDLERLHPAVVRPGRCLARIEVGPLTRREAVSWLGAEEGVGREGATLAELYALRRGTSPTAVPEPRPGADAGLYL, from the coding sequence ATGTCTGCCAACCCACACGACGCTCTGCCGATCCGGCTCAACGTCGACGACAGCGACTCACCGTCCGACGTCGTCGACGCGCTGTTCCTCGGCCGCTTCGCGACGGGCGAGCAGCCGTACTCCCACGCGGCCAACATCGACCGGGTCCGCACCGGGGCCACGCTCCTGCCGGCGGGCGCCCGGGTGCTGCGCGTCGCCCGCGACGACGACCGCAGCGCGACGCTCGCCGAGGGGGACGGCTGGACCCTGCTGATCTCCCGCTGGAACCGCGGTGCCGACGTCACCGTCACCGCCACCGACCCCGAGCTGGCCAAGAAGGTCCTCGACCAGGCCACCGACGGCGCGGCGGACGAGCCCGAGCCCCAGCCGGAGAACGTGACGATGGGCTTCTGGTACGTCTCCCCCAGGCGCGGCCCGCACCGCACGACCCGCCAGATCTCCGCGGGCACCTGGGACGAGGTCCGGGACAACTACACGGCACCGGTCGCGGACGCGATGGACAGCCTGATGAAGACGACCCCGGAGGACATCGCGGGCCGTCTGCTCCTGCTCCACGGCCCGCCCGGCACCGGCAAGACCTCCGCCCTGCGTACGCTGGCCCGCTCCTGGCGGGACTGGTGCCAGGTGGACTGCGTCCTGGACCCCGAGCGGCTGTTCAACGACGTCGGCTATCTGATGGACATCGCGATCGGCGAGGACGACTCGACGGGCAAGGGCCGCTGGCGGCTCCTGCTCCTGGAGGACTGCGACGAACTGATCCGCGGCGAGGCGAAGCACACGGCGGGCCAGGCCCTGTCCCGTCTGCTGAACCTCACCGACGGCCTGCTGGGCCAGGGCCGCAACGTCCTGGTGGGCGTCACGACCAACGAGGACCTGGAGCGCCTGCACCCCGCCGTGGTCCGCCCCGGCCGCTGTCTGGCCCGCATCGAGGTGGGCCCGCTGACCCGCCGGGAGGCGGTGAGCTGGCTCGGCGCCGAGGAGGGCGTGGGCCGGGAGGGGGCCACGCTGGCGGAGCTGTACGCACTGCGCCGGGGGACGTCACCGACGGCGGTGCCGGAGCCGCGGCCGGGGGCGGACGCGGGCCTGTACCTGTAG
- a CDS encoding xylan 1,4-beta-xylosidase: protein MGRHGWNSGARRWRLTALLGVGAVALALVVTLLNTLPGSGAGTDGTSRNGDKVHGTPTSTPDADTPEVGWGFTHTQFSADEGGSAATERVEGLLADAGGVPQNQHIMGWGADNPEPVKGRYDFEDLDRRIDFIRASGSTPIVTLCCAPDWMKGGEAGVGKTDWSKAALETAPDPEHFKDYAALAATVAKRYPDVRHFIVWNEFKGFWNDAKARWDYEGYTQLYNLVYKALKKVNPKIMVGGPYLVMDSVDPRSEDASAGLKGAWGAMDQRILDAFDYWNRNKAGADFVVVDGSSYTNDDELLPNEFAATDKFTAVSRWVRQQTGNLPLWWAEYYVEPADSRDEREGWSENRRVAVQAAGMIALARGGTTSAFYWNPENEKGTDCAGCLWTPTSGSGGGQKLPMFDLVSRFGKAFPPGSAYENVSVAAGDVPNVRVLATDKTVLVVNTLNRQISAEIDGKKFDMQAYEVKWLTR from the coding sequence ATGGGACGTCATGGGTGGAATTCGGGGGCACGGCGGTGGCGGCTCACCGCTCTGCTCGGTGTGGGCGCGGTGGCTCTGGCGCTGGTCGTGACCCTCCTCAACACGCTTCCTGGCAGTGGCGCGGGCACCGACGGCACCTCGCGCAACGGCGACAAGGTCCACGGCACTCCGACGAGCACACCGGACGCGGACACCCCGGAGGTGGGCTGGGGGTTCACACACACCCAGTTCAGCGCCGACGAGGGCGGCTCCGCCGCCACCGAGCGCGTCGAGGGCCTGCTGGCCGACGCCGGCGGAGTCCCGCAGAACCAGCACATCATGGGCTGGGGCGCCGACAACCCCGAGCCGGTCAAGGGGCGTTACGACTTCGAGGACCTGGACCGGCGCATCGACTTCATCCGTGCCTCGGGCTCCACACCGATCGTGACCCTGTGCTGCGCTCCGGACTGGATGAAGGGCGGCGAGGCGGGCGTCGGCAAGACCGACTGGAGCAAGGCGGCACTGGAGACCGCGCCGGATCCCGAGCACTTCAAGGACTACGCCGCGCTCGCCGCGACCGTCGCCAAGCGCTACCCGGACGTACGCCACTTCATCGTCTGGAACGAGTTCAAGGGCTTCTGGAACGACGCGAAGGCCCGCTGGGACTACGAGGGTTACACCCAGCTCTACAACCTGGTCTACAAGGCGCTGAAGAAGGTCAACCCCAAGATCATGGTGGGCGGACCGTATCTCGTGATGGACAGCGTCGACCCGCGCTCCGAGGACGCCTCCGCCGGTCTCAAGGGGGCCTGGGGCGCCATGGACCAGCGGATCCTCGACGCCTTCGACTACTGGAACAGGAACAAGGCCGGCGCCGACTTCGTGGTCGTGGACGGCTCCAGCTACACCAACGACGACGAGCTGCTGCCGAACGAGTTCGCGGCCACCGACAAGTTCACCGCGGTGAGCCGGTGGGTGCGGCAGCAGACCGGCAACCTGCCGCTGTGGTGGGCCGAGTACTACGTCGAGCCCGCCGACAGCCGGGACGAACGCGAGGGCTGGTCCGAGAACCGCCGGGTCGCGGTGCAGGCCGCCGGAATGATCGCGCTGGCCAGGGGCGGCACCACGTCCGCCTTCTACTGGAACCCGGAGAACGAGAAGGGCACGGACTGCGCGGGCTGTCTCTGGACACCGACCAGCGGCAGCGGTGGCGGTCAAAAGCTGCCGATGTTCGACCTCGTCAGCCGGTTCGGCAAGGCCTTCCCGCCGGGGAGCGCCTACGAGAACGTCTCCGTCGCCGCCGGCGACGTGCCCAACGTCCGCGTCCTCGCCACCGACAAGACCGTCCTGGTGGTGAACACCTTGAATCGGCAGATCAGCGCTGAGATCGACGGGAAGAAGTTCGACATGCAGGCGTATGAAGTCAAGTGGCTCACCCGCTGA